In the bacterium genome, CTGCCTCCGGTATCATGGTCTTTAGTTTTTTTCTGCCCATATAATACCGGAAACTTCAGTCAGGGGTGGGGGAATTTTGCGTTGTCACAAACCCCTAAAATGGGGGAATTTTAGATTATCACAATCATTTACTCATGGTTCTGTTAATATTTAACGCCTTTTCGGGTAGACATCAGAAAATACAGCAGCGTTCCAAAAGCTCCAAGAAATATTCCCATGATAATCACCTCCTTTCAATATTTACTGGTATTGATTTCATATTATGAGAATGATGCAACTGATGTGCCAAGTGCTGGGCAATTGCATTGCAATTATTTTTCAACTAGTTGCCAATAATACATCAAGGGAGGGATCAGGCAAATTAAGGAGTGTTTATTGCAAATTTGCAAGTAAGCGAGATTTCCTATTGCATTACTGCACTTATTCTGCAATTTTGCAATTAATAGCCACAAAGATTTTTCGCTCAGGGATATGGCCGGTCCGTGGTTCCGAAGGGTTTGTTGGCGGTGGATATAACTGACAGCAAAGATGCAATTCAAAACCATCATCCTGCTTATGCCTATAATTTTACTTCTCTTAAAGCTTTCTTCCGCGATCTTAACTGGAGGGCAAAATATATCATAGCTAATAAGGTTAATAGATTGGATTGAAAGCAAAGTCTGCCCATTGAGCACAGAGCGATTATTAAAATTGATGAAGAATTATAGTTTCTTCTCAAAAAATTAATAGCAGGTTGATTATCCATAGTACTCCAGACCATAAGGACAGCCTTTACAAGCAAAAGTAACGTAATATTGCAGAGAAATGAACCAAGCAGGTAAAAAAACATATAATTATCATGCGTAATCAAGGACAGGAAAATTAGCAGCAACTTTTTAAATAAAAATACCGGTATGTAGTGCAGCACTGTCGCCAATAGTAAATTTTCAGATAGAAAATTTACTACCTTTAAGATAATCGGGATGCTGCTAAACAAGTTATTAAAACTATTAATCAGATTGAGAAGAAGGATATTTGCACCCCAAAATAGTAAAAAGTATGGCGCAGATAATGGCTCCTTTATAATCTCAAGGCCAGGCCATTCTATCCTTTTTGACAAGTAATAACATGCCCAGGATATCAGGATCAAACATAGGGAAATGAGATAGTCTCCTCTCCAAATAAAGCCGTTTCGCATACGGCGTGAATATAATAGTCCCGCAATTACGAATAATCCCCAGGGAAGCAAAGGGAATGGTCCTGGTATCAGAACACTAAAGATGTTTGACAATAGGTCGTTTGATATAATAAGCATTAAAACGGATAGTATCAAGAAAATGAAAAGGTAAAGGTCTTTTGTCGCTTGTTTTTCTCTTTCAATAGCTAAAAAAATTACTTGCCAGGATAAAAGAAAGAAGAAGAATTCTGTCACGAAGAATGCGGGAGTATACATAAAGAGGTTGTGTGCGATAGCCAGGTAAAAAAAAAGTTGTAATACTGCAAGTTGATTACCAAAAGGTTTTGATAGGAACTTATCCATAGTTAAACCAAAAGCAAAAAAGAAGAACGCAGGAGCTGATTCCCCTATAAAGCTCAGACAGGAAGTTGAACTGCCTGGAATTGATCGTGCAAAGTGAATCGAGGTCATAAGGATTAAAGCTATTGCCCGCAAATAGTCTAATCCCAAGTTACGGTTAGCGGCAATATCAGTATTGTTGATTCCCAATGGAGATGCACTGTTAATCGGTATCGCTTTTTTGCCTTGATTTCTCATTTATCATCCTTGATATTATTGACATGAGTCCAGTTACTATACCACCAATTTGATAGATTTACTTAAAGGTTTTGTTGCCGGCAAAGGTAATTAATAGCCAAGGGGACAGCGAGCAGTATGTATGGGAAAAAGCTCATACTATTGGCAGTAAAATAGACTAAAACCCCTGAAGACTCTGTCAGGTTGTACACTATATGGCCACAAAAGGTAGCTGTAGTTCCCAGTAAAATGGCTTTCAGTTGAGGATCTTTAATTCTTTTTTCGGTTTGAAGTGCACTATAGAGGATGAGGATATAAAAGGCCAATACCAGAAAGGCTGAAAATACCCCCATTTGGACGGCATTGGACAGATAGACGTTATGCCCGTGGATCATGTTTGGAGGATTCACTCCCCAACCTATTCCAAAGAGTGGATTTTCTACTGCGGCCTCCCAATATTCATCCCAAACCGGTCGGTCCTCATATACCTTTTGCCATGTGGTTTGATAGATTCTCCCCCCTATCAGTACAAAAGTTGACAGATTTACTATGATAGCCAAAAGTAAAATTCCTACACCCAAGGCCTTGTTTTTCCGAAAGAGCAGAAAAAACAGGGCAAAGATGAATCCGTTCCAGGAAGAGCGGGCAGAGGCCAATATAAGGGCGTAACCTGCCAAAATGATAAGCAGAAATCGCCAGACTCTGTATCTGCCTTGAAAATGAGAATTGATACCATAGTATGACAGTATCAGCGGGAAGAAGAGAAAGAGAAAGTGCCCCAGGAAATTTGGATTGCAAAAACCAGCATAAATATTTTTAAAGAGTTTTTCTCCTCTGGACAGTTTCTGAAAAGATTCTAAGGTGGACCAGCAGGAAACAAAGATAACGAAAAAGGTGATTACTTTGCGGAAAAACTGTACATTCTCTTCGCTTCGAGCAAAAAAGTCATAGAAAATATAAGAATCGAGCAAAGCAATCAAGAGGTGGCCCATTCGCTTTACTCCAATGGCTGGATCTTGAGAAAAAAAGATCGATACACACGCCCAGAATAAAAAAAGATAAAGAACGATCAGAAGCCCTCTCTCCTGAAAGGGTATAAATCCCCTTTTCCGGCTGATATTTTTCGTAATCCAGACAATAAAGAATAATCCGTTCATCCCCCACAGCAACAGCCGGGATTGCCAGGTAGGAAGGGCAAAATAGTCCATGGAACACATAATCAATAACCAGACAATGATAATTGTTTTTAATGCCTTATCTTCCATCAGGTATAATTTATCCCCATTGAAGGTGATATGGAATTATGTTATTTTATAAAGCAGATGGTTTAAGCATTGGCAGCCTTCTCTCCACGCCCAGTCGAAGTATCGCAACACTGATTACAAGGGGGGCATAGCTCTCAAACTGCCCTCCAGTGTCCAGTAGCCTGATAATCACCATGGCCTTTAACCTGACTATGATCTGCAAAGGGGGCGGAATGAAAAGAACAGGTGGTTTAAAATTTATATCCAGCTTGATGAAATATGTCTTGTTGATAGGTGCAATTTCATATTTCATTGTCTTTATTATTGTTGCTCTTTGCCGAATTCGATATCCGTTTGAGCTGGAATGGCTCGAAGGAGGTGCGCTGGACCAGGTTAGAAGGATACTTTCTGGACAAAAACTCTACGTTGCACCATCACTGGAATTCGTGCCGTTTATTTATACTCCTCTTTACTTTTATCTTTCGGCTGCTGTATCAAAAGTCAGCGGAATAGGATTCACCCCTTTGAGGCTCGTATCCCTGGCTGCCTCTCTGAGTTGCTTCTTGATCATATTCCTTATCGTTAAACGAGAAACAGGGGATACTTTCGCAGGTATTCTTGCCTCTTGTTTATTCGCAGCTACATTCCGAATATCTGGTGCATGGTTTGACATCGCTCGAGTAGACTCATTATTCCTTGTCCTTCTCTTAGCAGCGCTTTATGAGGTCAAATTTAAAGATTCATCGAAATCATGCATAGCAGCCGGAATACTTATATCTTTCTCTTTTTTAACGAAGCAGATAGCACTCCTGACCTCCTTGCCGATAATGATCTATTGTCTCCTGGTGGGGAAGCGACGGTTCCTCTATCTTCTGGGCACAGTAGCAGTAATTATAGGGGCAAGCACTTTCCTTCTTGATTACTTTCATAACGGATGGTACAACTATTATGTTTTTCACTTGCCAAGGCAGCACGGTATTCTTAGATCCGCATTTTTTTACTTCTGGTCTTATGATTTAAGGCCAATTTCTATTGCTATGGCTCTGTCCATCCTCTATCTGTTTATCCAGTTTTGGTATAAAGCAAAAAAAAATTATCTGTTCTACTTTTTATCAGCCGCTGGTATGATAGGCGGAGCATGGCTTTCAAGGCTTCATTCTGGATCTTACGATAATGTTTTACTTCCCGCCTGCGCTATCATATCAGTCCTTTTTGGACTAGCTGTGCACTCGATTTTTCAACTTGTTCAAGCTGCACCCGCCAATAGCCGGAGCATAATGGAAATTTACGTTTATCTTGTTTGTATCATACAATTTGCCTGCCTTATCTACAACCCGTTTGACCAGATTCCCAGTCAATGGGATTTAGAAGCAGGCAAAAAGTTTATTACCCAAATAACCCAGATAAAAGGTGATGTTTTTATTCCTTATCACCCGTACCTGGCAACGCTGGCCAATAAAAGCGGTTTTGCCCATGCTATGGCCATGGCTGATATTATCAGAGGAGATAAGGGAGAAGTCAAGGCAGAATTGGCTAATCAAGTGAGGGATGCCTTGAGGAGAAAAATCTTTAGTACCATTTTCCTTGACTCAAAGCAGGATTGGTTTCAAGAAGACGTTGATCACAATTACCGGGCAATCCAGTGTTCAATTTTTGATACTGAAACCGCATTCCGACCGGTAACGGGTGGGGACACAAGGCCTGAATTCGTCTATGTTCCCAGGTGATGGCAGGTATTTAATGCACAATTCACAGCAAGCGGTTCGGATTCATGGAAGAAAAAAGAAAAAAAGCACGAATTGCCAGTATTGATTCAATGAGAGTGCTGGCCATCATGTCGGTAGTCTATCTTCATAGCATATCATTAAATATCTTCGATTACCAGGAAGGACTGCCCAGGTTGTTGGTTATTATTACCAATCAGAGTGCACGTTTTGCCGTACCCTTCTTTTTTCTCGCCGCCGGGTATTTCTTTGGGAAAAAAGTGCAATCCGGGATCAAAGTAAGGCAGCTCTTTATTCAGTATACTAAAAGATTACTCAATATTTTAGGCTTTTGGTCGATCATTTATTTCTTTATCCCCATAAGTATTCAAGAACTTTCGCACAAGGGTTTATCAGGCATATTGCATAGCCGAGCTTATTTCTGGATAGTCGAGCATCCCGGCAAGCTTTTATTAGAGGGGACCTATGACCACCTTTGGTTTCTCATATCGTTAATCATGGCTCTAGGGATCTTAACAGTTATGATCTCTTACGGGTTGGACAAAGCGATCCTTTGGGTATCGCTTTTCCTGTATGTTTTCGGCCTTTTAGGCGGCCCTTATGCCCTCACTCCCCTGGGATTCCATTTTCCCTTCAATACACGAAACGGTCCCTTTTTCAGTACAATCTTTCTAGCCGTGGGGTGGTGGTTGTCGCAAAACAACAAGCTTTCAGTAAAAGTATCGACTGCCTGCATAATTTCAACAGCAGGGTTTTTATTGCATACCACCGAAGTCTTCTTGCTGTATAATATTTATGGCATCTCTCCCATGTGCCATGACAATCTGATTGGAACGCCGCTGTTTGGTATTGGCGTTATGCTTTTCGTTCTGGCCCAACAAGACTTCCTGCAATCTTTGAATCTCCCCGCGTTGGGAAGATATACCCTGGGAGTTTATGTAACGCATATTTTATTCATATTCTTATTTAAACCCCTTAAGCCCCTATTTTCTGGTGCAGTTTGGATCGTCCTCTATCCATCTGTCACCTTTATCTGTTCACTTTTATTGACCATATTAATGTCAAAAAATCAATATCTTAAGAAGGTTGTTATGTAATCTGCAGTACTTGTCACTCAGATGCTGTCAGTAATTGACTGGATAAGAATCAATACCCGGTATTTGCTGTCCGTACTTTGAAAGGTCCACTCCTGTCATGGACATGGCTCCCTGTGCTGCATCCAGGTAATAAAGCCTGAATTGCCGTGCCTTAAGGAAACGGATATCTTCCCTGGTTACACTTTCCAGATAGAACAGGTCTCTTCCTCTGGATTTGAGGGCTGGAATCCGGCCATCGATGTTCACTTCATCGAGGGTATTTTGGTTGAAAAATTGAAAGACCGGCTGATACCACCCGATTACGACAGCTATATTATCCCCTCCGGGCAAAGCTTCAGCAAGAATCGGAAGTTTTTGTGCATTCTGATAGACTCTTCTTTTTCTTATCTCATTTTTGATCACCGTCCCGTAGTCACAGGCAAGCAACCGTATCTGCCCATTTCTCCGGTAAGCCCTTTTATCAATGACGGCAATGGAAATGATGCCATTCAGGACGAAAAAAAGGCAAAACAGGATGAGAAATCGTCGAGAGAGAATTTTATCCAGAAAAATCAAGCCGAAGGGAATGATAGGCAGTAAATAGGCAGTTTCTGCGGGAAGCTTTAAAAAGAGGAAGGTATAACTTACGATGACCAGAAGCAGGACCAGGGCATTGGGGTCTGATTTTCCTTTTGCCCGGTTATGGATAGCAGCAAAGATCCCCAGAATCAGGAAAAGAAGTGCGGGGAATCCTAAAAGCTCGGACAGGGTTCTATAGCCCCAGATATAAAAAGGAGCATTGTTTGGAACGTATTGCCAGAAGGAAAATCCATAGCTCAAAAATACCGGAGTGTATGTCAGAAGAGAAACCAGCCCGAAGAGGAAAAAGGGGATAATGAATTTCCTGATGCTTTTCTCCTGAAAGAGGAATTGCAGGCTCAAGGGGAGGATCATGAGTCCGGAGGTGATCCGAAAGCCCACGGCAATCCCGAGAAAAAAAGCGCCCCGCAAGTATTTCCGATCAAGAAAAAAATAGTAAGCCATCATGACGAAAAAGAGTGCCCACTGATAATCCATGGTGCAGGTACTGGTGATCCATAAGATAGGCGCAAAGCAGAAGGTAAATAAAAGCCAGCCTTGATTTTTAACGGACAAAAGCTTCATGATTCCCATGAAGGGAAAGAGTGAAAGGAGCGAGATCAAAGCGGTCATTCCAGTGGTTGCCACAGGGCCTCCCGGTGAAAGAAGGGCACAGATTATTTCAAAGAGCGGGTATCCGGGCGGCCGGGACATAAAGTACCTGCCTGTGGCTAAAATTTTTTGCGCACTCAAGAGGACATAATAGGCATCAGGGTCAAGCCCGTATCCTGATCCTGAAAAAATAAACGGTACTCTGGAAACCAGAAACAAGCCTCCCCATATGAGCAGGACAAAATCTGATGATAATCTGCTTTTGGGCAGGCTGAACGACACTAACCTGACTTCCTTTCCAGCATGAGAGCAAAGCTTATAAGCCTGGTGATGGGAAGCCAAGGCACTTCCCGGATCCAAAATACAGTCGCCTGCAAACCCGCAGCAACGGAAATAACCCTCTTGACCAATTCTTCAGGAGAATAAATCCGTCCGAATCTATTCAGAAATCCAAACCTGCGAACGATCGCTGCCCCCTGGTCAAGCTCAAGCCGCTGAAGGGAAAACAGGGACGGATCAGTCAGGTTAATAAAATCTCTATCGAGGTAGAGAGGAACAATGAAACACTTACCCCCTGGCTTCAGCAGTCTCTGGGCCTCTCTGATAAAGAGGGTATCAGTATTCTTCTCAAAATGCTCGAATGTACAATGGAGAGTCATACTATCGACCGATTGGTCCGGCAAGGGGATATGCGCCGCACTGCAGCCGATTTGATCCTGATAAAAGCCCTGCCGGTAAGCCAGATCCTGACAATACACTTTTTCTACCCTGCTTCTTATCAACTCGGGAAAAGGGGAAAACCAGCTCCCGATATCGATATACGTATCAGTTTCCCGAAAATCGATGAGTTCGAGAGTAAGGAAATATTCCAGGGATTTTTTATAATTTGGATCATCATATGATCCCCATTGACCGAGGGCTTTTTCCCGGCTTTCTAAAAATCTTCTGAACTTGTCCTGCTCAATGGTCAGGGAAGGACATTCTGCCCCCATTAATTTTTCTATATGCTCCCTGACCTCCGCCTGTTCTGCCTTGCTATGGCTCATAAATCCCATTTTGTGCGGCTCCCAGGGGAAGGTTTTAAAGACATGATACCAGTACCTTTTCCCTGACGACCCGGCTTTGTTGATTACTTTTTTCATGAACCAGACCAAATAGGGATAGCACCCCTGCGGTGAAAAAACCCTTCGAGAAATATGCCTGTTGTCAGCTTTCACACCAATGGCTCCTTGTGATCTTCAGCTTTTACTGCTGACTTTCTCTGCCAGCGATCGTCCGATATATAGTGAACAACTCCCTGCCGAGGGCCTCGAAGGAGTAGTGAGTATGGTAATATTCCCTGGCAGCCTCACCCATTTCTTTCATCACCTGCGGATGTTCTACAAAATACCCGATTTTCTCCTCCAGGGCTCCCGGCTCTTCTTTCTGAACAAGAAAACCGGTTTTCCCATCTTCAATCAATTCGGGAATGCCCCCGACCCTGGTTCCGATAACGGGTTTGGCATGAAAGTAAGCCAGCGATATGACTCCGGTCTGGGTAGCGTTCGTGTACGGCAGGACTACAAAATCCGAGGCGGTAAAAATCGGACTGACCTCAGAATTGCCGATATATCGATTGATCAGCACCAGCTTGTCCTTAACAGAAGAGTAGTCGAAATACAGCCGCCCTTCTCCAGCTAAAATGAGCTGTATCCGGTCAGGAAACCTGGCTGATAGCATTTCCACCGCCCGGATCAGATATTCTACTCCCTTGTAGGGCCGGATGCGGCCAAAAAACAGTATCCTGATTGTACCGCTTTTCAGACTGTCCAGTTCCGCCGGGCGGGTCGGGTGGCTGAAAAAGTCCTCCACGATATTCGATACCATATGGGTTGCGAAGATACGGGATTCGGAGATATTGAATGCAGCCTGGGCTTCAGCGATATGGGACCCGGCATTGACATGGAAATAAGGCACCCGTCTCAGGCACGATTTTCTGATGAGAAAATAAATCAGGTTATTGATTCT is a window encoding:
- a CDS encoding methyltransferase domain-containing protein, whose translation is MKADNRHISRRVFSPQGCYPYLVWFMKKVINKAGSSGKRYWYHVFKTFPWEPHKMGFMSHSKAEQAEVREHIEKLMGAECPSLTIEQDKFRRFLESREKALGQWGSYDDPNYKKSLEYFLTLELIDFRETDTYIDIGSWFSPFPELIRSRVEKVYCQDLAYRQGFYQDQIGCSAAHIPLPDQSVDSMTLHCTFEHFEKNTDTLFIREAQRLLKPGGKCFIVPLYLDRDFINLTDPSLFSLQRLELDQGAAIVRRFGFLNRFGRIYSPEELVKRVISVAAGLQATVFWIREVPWLPITRLISFALMLERKSG
- a CDS encoding acyltransferase, with translation MEEKRKKARIASIDSMRVLAIMSVVYLHSISLNIFDYQEGLPRLLVIITNQSARFAVPFFFLAAGYFFGKKVQSGIKVRQLFIQYTKRLLNILGFWSIIYFFIPISIQELSHKGLSGILHSRAYFWIVEHPGKLLLEGTYDHLWFLISLIMALGILTVMISYGLDKAILWVSLFLYVFGLLGGPYALTPLGFHFPFNTRNGPFFSTIFLAVGWWLSQNNKLSVKVSTACIISTAGFLLHTTEVFLLYNIYGISPMCHDNLIGTPLFGIGVMLFVLAQQDFLQSLNLPALGRYTLGVYVTHILFIFLFKPLKPLFSGAVWIVLYPSVTFICSLLLTILMSKNQYLKKVVM
- a CDS encoding glycosyltransferase family 39 protein: MKRTGGLKFISSLMKYVLLIGAISYFIVFIIVALCRIRYPFELEWLEGGALDQVRRILSGQKLYVAPSLEFVPFIYTPLYFYLSAAVSKVSGIGFTPLRLVSLAASLSCFLIIFLIVKRETGDTFAGILASCLFAATFRISGAWFDIARVDSLFLVLLLAALYEVKFKDSSKSCIAAGILISFSFLTKQIALLTSLPIMIYCLLVGKRRFLYLLGTVAVIIGASTFLLDYFHNGWYNYYVFHLPRQHGILRSAFFYFWSYDLRPISIAMALSILYLFIQFWYKAKKNYLFYFLSAAGMIGGAWLSRLHSGSYDNVLLPACAIISVLFGLAVHSIFQLVQAAPANSRSIMEIYVYLVCIIQFACLIYNPFDQIPSQWDLEAGKKFITQITQIKGDVFIPYHPYLATLANKSGFAHAMAMADIIRGDKGEVKAELANQVRDALRRKIFSTIFLDSKQDWFQEDVDHNYRAIQCSIFDTETAFRPVTGGDTRPEFVYVPR
- a CDS encoding glycosyltransferase family 4 protein gives rise to the protein MKLSGHNRLRICILGMEAWGGLAQIPYAVLKGLELIPGEIDIFFITLRSPETEKIYHRSLFPSGRIRIFFLKYETDLDRKIRRLLFYVYNPLYYFRVARLIRKIHPHLIHYSTGCIIEVMTAAFFNLDIKAKILTIHDPSPHNEANQPPLKRINNLIYFLIRKSCLRRVPYFHVNAGSHIAEAQAAFNISESRIFATHMVSNIVEDFFSHPTRPAELDSLKSGTIRILFFGRIRPYKGVEYLIRAVEMLSARFPDRIQLILAGEGRLYFDYSSVKDKLVLINRYIGNSEVSPIFTASDFVVLPYTNATQTGVISLAYFHAKPVIGTRVGGIPELIEDGKTGFLVQKEEPGALEEKIGYFVEHPQVMKEMGEAAREYYHTHYSFEALGRELFTIYRTIAGRESQQ